The following are encoded in a window of Desulfobacteraceae bacterium genomic DNA:
- a CDS encoding YkgJ family cysteine cluster protein gives MSRVMDLYAQIDRSVAEFRLKSGLRCPAGCGACCPTADVQVTVLEMLPAARRILRTGEAVDWLARLAAAPGTGRCLLYAPQPTPEAGGHCTFYTWRPALCRLFGFAAVKDRTGAKALSVCKRIKQKDPRGAIAAASLAAEAPCFTHYSSLIYALDPALGTRLMPINAA, from the coding sequence GTGTCACGGGTGATGGACCTTTATGCTCAAATCGACAGGTCAGTGGCCGAATTTCGACTGAAAAGCGGTCTTCGCTGCCCGGCCGGTTGCGGCGCCTGCTGCCCCACGGCGGACGTGCAGGTCACCGTCCTGGAAATGCTGCCGGCCGCCCGCAGGATTCTGCGCACAGGCGAGGCGGTGGATTGGCTGGCGCGCCTGGCGGCGGCGCCGGGAACCGGCCGCTGTCTGCTGTATGCGCCGCAGCCCACGCCGGAGGCTGGCGGGCACTGCACCTTTTACACCTGGCGGCCGGCGCTCTGCCGCCTCTTCGGCTTTGCCGCCGTCAAAGACCGCACCGGGGCCAAAGCGCTTTCGGTTTGCAAGCGCATCAAACAGAAAGACCCCCGCGGCGCCATCGCCGCGGCCTCCCTGGCCGCCGAAGCGCCCTGCTTTACCCACTACAGCTCCCTGATTTATGCCCTCGACCCGGCGCTGGGCACCCGTTTGATGCCCATCAACGCCGCCTAG